A genomic stretch from Schistosoma haematobium chromosome 2, whole genome shotgun sequence includes:
- the CNTN5_10 gene encoding Contactin-5 (EggNog:ENOG410UFEV~COG:T~SECRETED:SignalP(1-26)) yields MYKHEVVLFIWIMLIYSLDIVHHTFSESITDQSYNHKYNRKHESINLINGLWISKNNDNILSNNTKQMLGSKKIYFVKTPTNITVQEHAKHIRFDCQINERVNILSYKWLKNKVDINLQPDIQHRYQILQNGSLYLTQINRNDTGIYTCQVAFKYSNSQHNYMKPLATEQNDNNQRQIDFISEYLRNREHGYNEEHEKVKQNLEASAWLNVQYIPNIQLNNSINPIYLGRNGPGRIPCIVDATPSIDLIEWRKLVNSSIKAYSNVIINNFQQNSKTMGTILPVEQLLRDENTSSSFTIYWYEWDNVKENDGGFYQCRARNTIGWSSWSPKLQVIVNELPRFIRKPKSVEFVKSNMPLILPCEAYGQPKPIIQWFYSKLNQLWSNSSKSVMITSLNKQTQKMGTENIVVDQEYGDCDREDITEQVENCIFNTTDHGIQYPFQKDRTINKRSILSVDLPGGVNKMPDGSLLIYTCNASKVTGHYFCIAKNSIGHIITSVELKQDLKMQLYDRFFNNIMLHVKPLIYSAILSWNKMKQPATLHSGTTFDTIGKQCYYVTYHSPVRSGDEWITTVVQPEYTSRIRLNGLIPDELYAFRISHWCTPSNYNHSSSSTVLIRTGLPLDQNTGLILTNNNTHYLEFEHDTDSSKPPSPQSLKLQITQTERYNSILTWKFQGNPQTSSLHLNVQQKSNELSEQISYFQVEFIVCTSSQTHLFGISNCTDGKNYIYRWKSLAPVRYPKLTLELNHDNEMFLLESNNRNEDLTVDSDAFRTIVEYNELNSFLTNLYYNSLVYELRFRVKSFGLMSVSEPSNELIIKHPLLPSILNALNQTLYYERYLIYKTIQQVHYETYENSAYYPSSSSDTSKTHQVMDKQNTNLVNMWNTDDVTKEIDHNLPDKHYALMTPEISRSEVPDPLHQTMIKYTLNEPETMVPCKCSQLSSLTLYSPCPNHMSSTISYTPTKCYCTDQVQTIHCTEQQHQCNSNLMNYSLPPRSIPETIFVVKK; encoded by the exons TTAAAACACCAACAAATATCACAGTACAAGAACATGCGAAACATATTCGTTTTGACTGTCAAATAAATGAAAGGGTTAATATTTTATCATACAAATG GTTAAAAAATAAAGTAGATATAAATCTACAACCAGATATTCAACATCGTTAtcaaattttacaaaatggtaGTTTATATCTTACGCAAATTAATCGTAATGATACTGGGATCTATACATGTCAAGTAGCTTTCAAATATTCAAACAGTCAACATAATTACATGAAACCTTTGGCAACTGAACAGAATGACAATAATCAAAGACAAATTGATTTCATATCTGAATATTTACGCAATCGTGAACATGGATATAATGAAGAACATGAAAAAGTGAAACAGAATTTAGAAGCATCTGCCTGGTTAAATGTTCAAT ACATTCCAAATATTCAACTTAACAACTCTATAAATCCAATATATTTGGGTAGAAATGGTCCAGGACGTATTCCATGTATTGTTGATGCAACACCTTCTATTGATTTAATTGAATGGCGTAAATTAGTAAATTCATCAATAAAAGCATATTCTAatgtaataattaataattttcaaCAAAATTCTAAAACTATGGGTACAATTTTACCAGTTGAACAACTTTTAAGAGATGAGAATACCAGTTCA TCTTTCACTATTTATTGGTATGAATGGGATAATGTAAAAGAAAATGATGGTGGATTTTATCAATGTCGAGCTCGTAATACAATTGGATGGAGTTCATGGTCTCCAAAACTACAAGTAATTGTAAACG AACTACCTCGATTTATAAGGAAGCCAAAATCAGTTGAGTTCGTAAAGAGTAATATGCCGTTAATATTACCATGTGAAGCCTACGGACAACCTAAACCAATAATTCAATGGTTTTAT AGTAAATTAAACCAACTATGGAGTAATTCATCAAAATCTGTTATGATCACGAGTCTAAACAAGCAGACACAGAAGATGGGAACGGAGAATATTGTAGTAGACCAAGAATATGGTGATTGTGATAGAGAAGATATTACTGAACAAGTTGAAAACTGTATATTCAATACTACTGATCATGGTATCCAGTATCCATTTCAAAAAGACCGGACAATTAATAAAAGATCAATCTTAAGTGTCGATTTGCCAGGTGGTGTGAACAAAATGCCAGATGGAAGTCTTCTTATATACACTTGTAATGCGTCAAAAGTAACTGGACATTATTTTTGTATTGCTAAAAATTCTATTGGTCATATTATAACATCAGTGGAATTAAAGCAAGATCTAAAAATGCAGCTATATGATAGATTTTTTAATAACATTATGTTGCATGTCAAACCTTTAATATACTCTGCAATATTATCTtggaataaaatgaaacaaccCGCTACGTTGCATTCGGGTACTACTTTTGACACCATCGGCAAACAATGTTATTACGTAACATATCATTCACCGGTTCGGTCAGGTGATGAATGGATCACAA CTGTTGTACAACCAGAATACACTAGTCGAATAAGGTTAAATGGACTTATTCCAGATGAACTATATGCATTCCGAATAAGTCATTGGTGTACACCATCGAACTATAATCACTCGAGTAGTTCTACAGTACTAATTAGAACTGGATTACCATTAGATCAAAATACTGGATTAATTTTAACGAATAACAATACCCATTATTTAGAGTTTGAACACG ATACAGACTCATCTAAACCACCGTCGCCACAATCATTAAAACTACAAATAACTCAAACTGAACGGTATAACAGCATTCTAACATGGAAATTTCAAGGGAATCCACAAACTTCATCACTTCATCTAAATGTTCAACAGAAAAGCAATGAATTGTCGGAGCAAATTTCATATTTCCAGGTAGAATTCATTGTATGCACAAGTTCCCAAACGCATCTATTTGGAATTAGTAATTGTACAGATggtaaaaattatatatatcgGTGGAAGTCCTTAGCACCAGTACGCTATCCCAAATTAACTCTTGAATTAAATCATGATAATGAAATGTTTTTGTTGGAAAGTAACAACAGAAATGAAGATCTAACAGTTGACAGTGATGCATTCAGAACAATTGTTGAATACAATGAATTAAACTCATTTTTAACTAATTTATACTACAATTCATTGGTGTATGAATTGAGGTTTCGTGTAAAATCTTTCGGCTTAATGTCAGTTAGTGAACCGTCCAATGAGTTAATCATTAAACACCCTTTATTAC CATCCATCTTAAATGCATTAAATCAAACTCTTTATTATGAACGTTATCTTATTTATAAAACAATTCAACAAGTACATTATGAAAC TTATGAAAATTCAGCTTATtatccttcttcttcttcagatACATCAAAAACTCATCAAGTAAtggataaacaaaatacaaatttaGTAAATATGTGGAATACTGATGATGTAACAAAAGAGATAGATCATAATTTACCAG ACAAACATTATGCACTGATGACGCCTGAAATTTCGAG ATCTGAAGTTCCGGACCCCTTACATCaaacaatgataaaatatacattGAATGAACCGGAAACCATGGTACCATGTAAATGTTCACAACTTTCTAGCTTAACACTATACTCACCATGTCCAAATCATATGTCATCAACAATATCTTACACCCCAACCAAGTGCTATTGTACTGATCAAGTTCAAACAATTCATTGTACAGAACAACAGCATCAATGTAACTctaatttaatgaattattcattaccACCAAGATCAATTCCAGAAACAATATTTGTagttaaaaagtaa